Proteins encoded by one window of Salvia splendens isolate huo1 chromosome 5, SspV2, whole genome shotgun sequence:
- the LOC121805362 gene encoding uncharacterized protein LOC121805362 — protein MFSNRSLIRSGRKKIGSMNKTRTIFGISLSLIIINMAAIMERADENLLPAVYKEVSEAFQVGPSDLGYLTFIRNFVQGMASPVAGVLAISYDRPTILTIGILCWALSTAAVGASKYFFQVAFWRAINGFGLAIVIPALQSFIADSYMDGIRGTGFGFLNLVGTVGGIGGGAIATVMAGHDLWGIPGWRCAFLIMGALSCLIAFLVYQLVVDPKRNISTHDTSKMSDRESLMETRTTSSTTIWLESWSAMKTIMKVPTFQFIVLQGLVGSVPWTAIVFITLWFELIGFDHNSAATLVGLFAAGCALGSFFGGVIADRMSRAYPYSGRVMCAQFSSFMGIPFSLFLLRVIPQEVSSYYTYATTLFLMGLTISWCATATNGPMFAEVVPPKHRTMIYAFDRAFEVSFSSFAAPIVGILAEKIYGYDSKSVDPVLGSRREAMALSRGLLSMMVVPFGLCSLFYSPLYWTFKQDRENARLASVKETEML, from the exons AACAAGAACAATTTTTGGGATCTCGCTCTCGTTGATTATAATCAACATGGCTGCTATAATGGAACGTGCTGATGAGAATCTGCTTCCAGCTGTTTACAAAGAAGTCAGTGAAGCTTTCCAAGTCGGGCCATCAGATCTTGGATATCTCACTTTTATCAGGAACTTTGTTCAGGGAATGGCATCACCTGTGGCAGGTGTTTTGGCTATCAGTTATGACCGCCCTACAATTCTTACTATTGGCATTCTCTGCTGGGCCTTATCAACAGCTGCTGTTGGAGCAAGCAAGTATTTCTTTCAAGTTGCATTCTGGAGAGCAATAAATGGCTTCGGACTGGCAATTGTTATACCCGCACTTCAGTCTTTCATTGCGGATAGCTATATGGATGGTATAAGAGGCACTGGATTTGGATTTCTGAATCTAGTTGGCACAGTAGGGGGCATAGGAGGTGGAGCTATTGCCACTGTTATGGCTGGTCATGATTTATGGGGCATACCTGGATGGAGATGCGCCTTCTTGATAATGGGAGCATTGAGTTGTTTGATTGCATTCCTCGTCTATCAGCTCGTTGTAGATCCAAAAAGAAATATCAGCACACATGATACAAGCAAGATGTCTGATAG GGAGAGTTTGATGGAAACTCGAACTACAAGTTCGACAACAATATGGCTGGAGTCCTGGTCAGCCATGAAAACCATAATGAAAGTTCCAACCTTTCAATTCATTGTATTACAGGGTCTTGTTGGTTCAGTCCCCTGGACAGCAATTGTTTTCATCACGTTGTGGTTCGAACTAATTG GTTTCGACCACAACAGTGCAGCAACCTTGGTGGGCCTGTTCGCTGCTGGATGCGCATTGGGGTCGTTTTTTGGTGGAGTAATAGCAGATAGAATGTCTCGTGCATACCCTTACTCCGGGAGGGTCATGTGTGCACAGTTCAGTTCTTTCATGGGCATACccttctctctcttccttctCCGAGTTATTCCCCAAGAAGTAAGCAGTTACTACACATACGCGACCACACTTTTCCTGATGGGCCTTACAATCAGCTGGTGTGCCACAGCCACCAACGGCCCGATGTTTGCTGAGGTCGTCCCTCCCAAACACCGAACAATGATCTATGCATTCGACCGTGCTTTTGAAGTGTCATTCTCGTCATTTGCTGCTCCCATTGTTGGAATCCTCGCAGAGAAGATATACGGGTATGATTCTAAGTCGGTGGACCCCGTGTTAGGCTCGAGGAGGGAGGCTATGGCGTTGTCGAGAGGGCTTCTGTCGATGATGGTAGTCCCCTTCGGATTGTGCAGCTTGTTTTACAGTCCTTTGTATTGGACCTTTAAGCAGGACAGGGAGAATGCGAGATTAGCGAGTGTAAAGGAGACTGAGATGCTATGA